The following is a genomic window from Coriobacteriaceae bacterium.
GTTTGCTGACGTGCTGACCAAAACCTTGCCACGAGCTTGACGGGCTGGTCAGCTTTTTGTCAGCGATTGGTTTGACATCGAAAACCAAGATTGCGATTGCGCTGCTTTGCACTCTGACCGCTCAGACAATGGTGGTACGGGCATTCGCCCGGCACTGCCATGAGAGGAGCGGCCGTGAACAAGAGCAAGCGCATCGCCATCAGTCTGGTCGCGAGCGTGCTCGCTGCTCTGCTCTGCATGGTTTACGGCTCGTCGATCCGCTCGCAAGCCGAACAGGTCCAGGCTGAGACCTTGGCCAAGTACGGTGGCGATCGCGTCGAGGTTTGCGTCGCGGCGCGCGATATCGATGTGGGCGAGACCCTCGATGAGACCAATGTCATAACCCAGGAATGGCTGACGAGCCTGCTGCCGCGTGACGCAGCGACCGAGCTGCGCCAGGTGCGCGGCGACGTGACGACTTCGCGTATTCCCAAAAACGCCGTGATCTGCAATGTCTACACCAAGGCCGAGAGCCGCAAGCTCGAGGTGCCTAAGGGCAAGGTTGCCGTTTCGGTGGCGGTCGATGCCGAGCACTCGGTCGGCGGTGCCACGGGCGTGGGCAGCTACGTGGACGTGTACGTGCAAAAGGACGGCGTGACCGATCGGCTGTGCGGCGCGCACGTGATCGATACCAGTGAGGATTCCGGTGCCACGCGCGAGGGCAAGATCGAATGGGTGACGCTGGCGGCTGACCCCGAAGACGTCAAGGAACTGCTGGGAGCCTCGGGCAAGGGAACGGTCAGCTTGACGATTCCCGCCACGGCGCGCGGCAAAAAGAGCGGAGGCGACGAGTGATGAAGGCGATCTGGCTTGCGTGCTGCGCGTGCGGCGATTACGGGCTGTTGCAGCGGGAAGTCGAGGGCCGTGATGTGGGTGCACAGGTGCTTCGCGTGGGTGACCTGGACGGGCTGGTTTCCATGGCGCGGGCGTTTCCGTCGCGCCGCGGGGCTGCCATCATCGCGGCGTCTCTGTTTGATACCGAAGATGTGCGCAAGACTGTTGCGCGCCTGACGGCCGAAGGCCGCGTGAGTCGCGTGGTCGTGTTGATAGAAGCGCTCGATCCGTCGGATATCGAGGGGCTGTTTCGCGCGGGGGCGACCGAGGTCATCGCTGCACACAGTATATGCGGCAACGGGCGCGCGGGCGAGGGAGCGGTTGATTCCGATCGGCGCATGACGATTGAGCCCGATGCTTTTGTTGATAGGGAACCCGGGGCGCCTCGCGCTACAAGAGGCCCGCGTGTTGATGATTATGGAAAAGCGGAAGCCGAGCATGGTCGGCGCCCCCGGAACCCCCTTGTATGCGATGACGCTGGAGGGCCGGCGCAGCATGCTGGCGACTCCCCGGCTGTAGATTTGGGATACGTGCACGGCGTGAATCTGGCGGATGAACTCGACGAAGTTGAGGGCTTTGCCAGGTGCGGCGAGTTGTCGCTGATGCAGCATGAGCAGATTGCTCAGAACGAGCCTGCCTCGCAGACCGAACAAGCTGTCATGCCGGCTTGGACGCAGCGTGTGGTTGCGGCGGGGGAGACGGGGACGCTGTCACCGACGCCCGCTCCGCCGCCTCCGATGCCGCCGGCAGACGCTGCCGCTCCGCAGCATCGAGCTCCGGTCATCTGCGCCATTTCGGGTTCGGGCGGTTGCGGCAAGTCGACGATCGTTGCCACCATGGCACACACATCGTCGCTGTTGGGCTTGCGTGCCGCCGTGCTCGACCTGGACCTGATGTTTGGAAACCTTTACGACTTGTTAGGCGTCGATGCTCCGCGCGATATGGCGGCACTTATCGAGCCGTCGGCGGCGGGCACGCTCGCCGAGCCGGATATCGTGGCCGCATCGATGCGCGTGGCGCCGGGCGTTACGCTCTGGGGTCCCGTCGCGGCGCCCGAGCAAGCCGAGCTCATGGCGCGTCCGGTGGAGCTACTGCTTGATGTCCTGCGTCGCGAATCCGACGTGGTCTTTATCGATACCTCGGTCTTTTGGGGCGACGCCGTGGCGGCTGCGGTGGCGGCGAGCGACCGTTGCCTGGTCGTTGGCGATGCGGCGGTGTCGTCCGCGACATCGGCGTCGCGCGTCATTGAACTGGCAAGTCGAGTAGGTGTGCCGCGCACGCGCATGAGCGCCGTGTTCAACCGGTTCGGTGCGCGCGGGGCAGACGAGGACGTCGCCATGCGCTTTGAGATTGCCTGCGCGTTGAGCTCCAAGATTCGTATCGCCGATGGCGGGCAGGATCTCGCCGCGCTCATGGCGTTTGGGCGCGCTGACGAGGCAGTGGGGCAGACCAGTGCTTTTGCGACCAGCGTACGCGAGGCCACGCGCGAGATGCTCGTGGAACTGGGGTGTGCCGTCGGCCCTTGGAGCGATATGGTCGCCGACCGTGCAACGCGCACCGAACGCCCGCGTATCCGCCTTCCCTGGTCGCGCGAGGGTGATCAGCGATGAGCCTGCAAACAAGGATTAAGGCTGCCGGCGCTGCAGCGGCGGCAGCGCCTATAGATGCGGGGCGTCGCCGCGCGGTGAAACGACGTACCAAGCGCGCAGTGATGGACCGCATGGGTTACGACGAAGTGGCGCGTATCAGCGCCTATATCGACCCGGCACTTGCCCGCTCGGAATTGCGTCCCGCGGTGGAGGCGGCGCTCAATGTTGAGGAGCCGACCGATCTCGCGACGACCGAGCGCGAGACCATCATCGACGAGATTTTGGATGACGTAGTGGGCTTGGGGCCGTTGCAGCCGCTCATCGAGGACGACACCGTTACCGAGATCATGATCAACGGCTGCCGCTCGGCTTTCTTTGAACGCGGTGGCGTCTTGTACCCCATCGAGCATGCGTTTGAGGATGATGAGCAGATCCGTGTGCTTATCGACCGCATCATCTCGCCACTTGGCCGCCGTATCGACGAGCGCAGCCCCATCGTCAACGCCCGCCTCAAAACGGGCTATCGCGTCAACGCGGTGATTCCGCCTGTGGCGATTGACGGACCGATTCTCACCATCCGAAAGTTCTCGGACCGCATCTGCTCGCTGGACGAGCTTGTGGGGCTGGGGTCGCTGCCGCTTTGGTATGCGCAGCTGCTGTCGTGCGCGGTGTCGCTGCGACAGGACCTGGCGGTTGCGGGAGGCACGGGATCTGGTAAGACCACCCTGCTCAATGCGTTGTCATGCGAGATTTCCACCGGCGAGCGCATCGTGACGATCGAGGACTCTGCCGAGCTCAAGTTTGCGCATCATCCGCACGTGGTGCGCCTAGAGGCGCGCGAGGCTTCAATTGAGGGTGAGGGTGCGGTGACGATCCGCGACCTAGTGACTAATGCCCTGCGCATGCGCCCCGACCGCATCGTGGTGGGCGAGGTGCGCGGTGCCGAGTGCTGCGACATGTTGCAGGCCATGAACACGGGCCACGACGGGTCGCTCACCACGCTTCATGCGGGTTCAGAACAGGAGACCGTGGTGCGTCTGACGTTGCTTGCACGTTATGGCATCGATCTGCCGAGCGAGCTCATCGAGGAGCAGATTGCCATGGCACTCGACGGTATCGTGATGTCCGAGCGCCACGCCGATGGCAGGCGCTTCGTCTCCTCGTATTCGGGGGTGCGACGCGCCGCATCGGGCGGTGTAGAGCTCGAGCGCTATGTGACGTTCGATGCCGCCGAGCGCACCTGGACGCTTGACCGCGAGCCGCCGTTTATCGCAGAAGGCCTGCGGTCGGGGACGCTCACACAAGAGGAGGTGGACGAATGGAGATCACTGTGCCCCTCGTCGTAGGGGGCTTGGCAGGGCTTTCTGTCGCGACGGCGTGCGGGGCGGAACCTCGTGTGCCGCAGGTACCGCCGGCGGAGCTGGCACGTCAGGCGCTCGAGACGGTGGCAGAGAAGCTGCCGCGTGAGCTGGTGGAAAACGATCTGCTGAAAAAGATCGCCCGTTCGTGGGCATCGCTGGCTCCGGCGCATCGCCTTGGCCTCGTGATCGAAGATGCTTCGGGACGTTTGGCGTTTCTGCTGCTATCGAGCGGTGTCTGCTGCGTTTTACTAACGATGGTGTCGTTATCGCCCCTCGGATTTGCCTTGGGACTTGTTGCTCC
Proteins encoded in this region:
- the cpaB gene encoding Flp pilus assembly protein CpaB translates to MNKSKRIAISLVASVLAALLCMVYGSSIRSQAEQVQAETLAKYGGDRVEVCVAARDIDVGETLDETNVITQEWLTSLLPRDAATELRQVRGDVTTSRIPKNAVICNVYTKAESRKLEVPKGKVAVSVAVDAEHSVGGATGVGSYVDVYVQKDGVTDRLCGAHVIDTSEDSGATREGKIEWVTLAADPEDVKELLGASGKGTVSLTIPATARGKKSGGDE
- a CDS encoding P-loop NTPase; the protein is MKAIWLACCACGDYGLLQREVEGRDVGAQVLRVGDLDGLVSMARAFPSRRGAAIIAASLFDTEDVRKTVARLTAEGRVSRVVVLIEALDPSDIEGLFRAGATEVIAAHSICGNGRAGEGAVDSDRRMTIEPDAFVDREPGAPRATRGPRVDDYGKAEAEHGRRPRNPLVCDDAGGPAQHAGDSPAVDLGYVHGVNLADELDEVEGFARCGELSLMQHEQIAQNEPASQTEQAVMPAWTQRVVAAGETGTLSPTPAPPPPMPPADAAAPQHRAPVICAISGSGGCGKSTIVATMAHTSSLLGLRAAVLDLDLMFGNLYDLLGVDAPRDMAALIEPSAAGTLAEPDIVAASMRVAPGVTLWGPVAAPEQAELMARPVELLLDVLRRESDVVFIDTSVFWGDAVAAAVAASDRCLVVGDAAVSSATSASRVIELASRVGVPRTRMSAVFNRFGARGADEDVAMRFEIACALSSKIRIADGGQDLAALMAFGRADEAVGQTSAFATSVREATREMLVELGCAVGPWSDMVADRATRTERPRIRLPWSREGDQR
- a CDS encoding CpaF family protein; its protein translation is MSLQTRIKAAGAAAAAAPIDAGRRRAVKRRTKRAVMDRMGYDEVARISAYIDPALARSELRPAVEAALNVEEPTDLATTERETIIDEILDDVVGLGPLQPLIEDDTVTEIMINGCRSAFFERGGVLYPIEHAFEDDEQIRVLIDRIISPLGRRIDERSPIVNARLKTGYRVNAVIPPVAIDGPILTIRKFSDRICSLDELVGLGSLPLWYAQLLSCAVSLRQDLAVAGGTGSGKTTLLNALSCEISTGERIVTIEDSAELKFAHHPHVVRLEAREASIEGEGAVTIRDLVTNALRMRPDRIVVGEVRGAECCDMLQAMNTGHDGSLTTLHAGSEQETVVRLTLLARYGIDLPSELIEEQIAMALDGIVMSERHADGRRFVSSYSGVRRAASGGVELERYVTFDAAERTWTLDREPPFIAEGLRSGTLTQEEVDEWRSLCPSS